Proteins encoded within one genomic window of Flavobacterium sp. NG2:
- the murB gene encoding UDP-N-acetylmuramate dehydrogenase: protein MEILQQFSLKNYNTFGIEAKAKQFVAVHSIDELKTILAQHKDEKKFILGGGSNMLLTQDIDALVIHIDLKGKKVIEENEDHVFIECQAGENWHEFVLWTIEQDFGGLENMSLIPGNVGTTPVQNIGAYGAEIKDSFISCDAININNQEKRTFVKDECKFGYRESIFKNEVKDQFIITSVVFKLTKRNHKINTSYGDISAELAKNNITNPTIKDVSNAVIAIRRSKLPDPKELGNSGSFFKNPIVPKVDFEKIQQKFPEMKYYDISPTEVKVPAGWLIEQAGFKGKRFGDAGIHKNQALVLVNYGNATGQEILAVSKDVQQTIFETFGIQIEAEVNVI, encoded by the coding sequence ATGGAAATACTACAGCAGTTTTCATTAAAAAACTATAACACTTTTGGGATTGAAGCCAAAGCCAAACAATTTGTAGCCGTTCATTCTATTGACGAATTAAAAACGATTTTAGCACAGCATAAAGACGAAAAAAAATTTATTTTAGGCGGTGGTAGCAATATGCTGTTGACGCAAGATATCGATGCTCTGGTAATTCATATCGATTTAAAAGGAAAAAAAGTAATTGAGGAAAACGAAGATCATGTTTTCATCGAATGCCAAGCGGGCGAAAACTGGCACGAATTTGTTCTATGGACCATCGAACAGGATTTTGGCGGACTTGAAAATATGTCGCTTATTCCTGGAAACGTAGGTACGACTCCTGTTCAAAACATTGGTGCATACGGAGCGGAAATCAAAGACAGCTTTATTTCTTGTGATGCCATAAACATCAATAATCAAGAAAAACGAACTTTTGTAAAAGACGAATGTAAGTTTGGTTATAGAGAAAGCATATTCAAAAACGAGGTTAAAGACCAATTCATCATCACTTCGGTGGTGTTTAAATTGACCAAACGCAATCATAAAATCAACACTTCTTACGGAGATATCAGTGCTGAATTAGCCAAAAACAACATCACCAATCCTACGATAAAAGATGTGAGCAATGCTGTGATTGCAATCAGACGAAGCAAACTTCCAGACCCAAAAGAATTAGGAAACAGCGGCAGCTTCTTTAAAAACCCGATTGTTCCAAAAGTTGATTTCGAAAAAATCCAACAAAAATTCCCTGAGATGAAGTACTACGACATCTCTCCTACTGAGGTAAAAGTTCCAGCGGGCTGGTTAATAGAACAAGCAGGTTTCAAAGGAAAACGTTTTGGCGATGCAGGTATTCACAAAAACCAAGCCTTGGTATTAGTCAATTATGGAAATGCCACAGGGCAAGAAATATTAGCGGTTTCCAAAGATGTTCAACAAACTATTTTTGAGACTTTTGGCATCCAAATCGAAGCCGAAGTTAATGTCATTTAG
- a CDS encoding glycosyltransferase has protein sequence MLILLLYFFIVIVVVQLVYYLGVFTKFAFAKPQKITPKRIPISVIVCAKNEEENVKNFIPLLAEQNYPDFEIVLIDDASSDDTLEVFEAFEKQYSNIRLVKVENNEAFWGNKKYALTLGIKAAKKDYLLFTDADCYPISKDWITAMSSQFTLHKTIVLGYGGYERLANSFLNKLIRFETVITAMQYLSWAKAGNPYMGVGRNLAYKKEEFFNVNGFISHIQVRSGDDDLFINEAANSKNTTIAFTPESFTYSKPKTTYSEWFTQKRRHLATANYYKTLDKLQLGTFYCSQLFFFILAILLIALQFQWIIVTSLIALRYLVTWTVVGFTAGKLKETDIKFWFPFVELSLILSQIYIFIANLFSKPVNWK, from the coding sequence ATGCTTATACTATTACTTTACTTTTTTATCGTTATCGTCGTTGTTCAACTGGTATATTATTTAGGGGTTTTTACGAAATTTGCATTTGCAAAACCACAAAAAATTACACCTAAAAGAATTCCAATTTCGGTGATTGTTTGCGCTAAAAACGAAGAAGAAAACGTTAAAAACTTCATTCCTTTATTGGCCGAGCAAAATTATCCTGATTTTGAAATCGTTTTAATAGACGATGCTTCCAGTGATGACACCCTAGAGGTTTTTGAAGCATTTGAAAAACAATACTCAAATATCCGTTTGGTAAAAGTAGAAAACAACGAAGCCTTTTGGGGAAATAAAAAATACGCCTTGACGCTCGGAATCAAAGCAGCAAAAAAAGACTATCTCTTATTCACCGATGCCGACTGCTATCCAATATCTAAGGATTGGATAACAGCAATGAGTTCACAATTCACTTTACACAAAACCATCGTTTTAGGATATGGTGGATACGAAAGATTAGCCAATTCATTCCTTAACAAACTCATCCGTTTTGAAACCGTCATCACTGCTATGCAGTATTTGTCTTGGGCAAAAGCCGGAAATCCATATATGGGTGTAGGACGTAATTTGGCTTACAAAAAAGAGGAATTCTTCAATGTAAACGGTTTCATCAGCCATATACAAGTACGTTCTGGAGACGATGATTTATTCATCAACGAAGCTGCCAATTCTAAAAACACCACAATTGCTTTTACTCCTGAAAGTTTTACCTATTCGAAACCTAAAACCACTTATAGCGAATGGTTTACCCAAAAACGCAGGCATTTAGCAACCGCTAATTACTATAAAACATTAGACAAATTACAACTTGGAACCTTTTATTGTTCACAACTGTTCTTTTTCATACTCGCAATTTTATTAATCGCATTGCAATTTCAATGGATTATAGTCACTAGTTTAATTGCGTTGCGCTATCTTGTAACCTGGACTGTCGTAGGATTCACCGCGGGCAAACTCAAGGAAACCGACATTAAATTTTGGTTCCCATTTGTAGAATTGTCACTTATCCTGTCACAAATCTATATCTTTATAGCCAACCTATTCTCAAAACCAGTCAATTGGAAATAA
- the gap gene encoding type I glyceraldehyde-3-phosphate dehydrogenase, producing MKIRIAINGFGRIGRNLFRLLLNHPTIEVVAINDIADTKTMAHLLKYDSIHGVLPNIVKADDKGILVDDNHYLFFHEKNIANLDWKSLNLDYVIESTGKYKTFDDINAHILAGAKKVILSAPAEVENIKTVVLGVNEHILDGTETIISNASCTTNNAAPMIKVINELCGIEQAYITTIHSYTTDQSLHDQPHRDLRRARGASQSIVPTTTGAAKALTKIFPDLDHKLGGCGIRVPVPDGSLTDITFNVKRTVTIEEINAAFEKAAQTNLKGILDYTEDPIVSVDILGNPNSCLFDAQLTSVIDKMVKVVGWYDNEIGYSSRIIDLILFTSKEV from the coding sequence TTGAAAATACGCATTGCCATAAATGGTTTTGGAAGAATAGGACGAAATCTTTTCCGATTGCTTTTGAACCATCCTACCATCGAAGTTGTTGCCATCAACGACATTGCTGATACCAAAACAATGGCACATTTGCTTAAATACGATAGTATTCACGGTGTTTTGCCTAATATTGTAAAAGCGGACGACAAAGGAATCTTGGTCGATGATAATCATTACTTATTTTTCCACGAAAAAAACATAGCTAATCTAGATTGGAAATCCCTGAACCTCGATTATGTTATAGAATCGACAGGGAAATACAAAACCTTTGACGACATCAATGCACATATTTTGGCTGGAGCCAAAAAAGTAATTCTCTCCGCTCCTGCCGAAGTTGAAAATATCAAAACCGTGGTTTTAGGTGTCAACGAACATATTCTTGATGGTACTGAAACGATCATATCGAATGCGAGTTGTACGACTAACAACGCTGCTCCGATGATTAAAGTCATCAATGAGTTATGCGGAATTGAGCAAGCCTACATCACGACAATTCACTCCTACACTACGGACCAAAGTTTACACGATCAACCGCACAGAGATTTGCGTCGTGCCCGTGGAGCAAGTCAATCTATTGTCCCTACCACAACAGGTGCTGCCAAAGCCTTGACGAAAATCTTCCCAGATTTAGACCATAAATTAGGAGGTTGTGGTATTCGTGTTCCCGTGCCTGATGGTTCTTTGACCGATATAACTTTCAACGTAAAACGAACCGTAACCATTGAGGAAATTAATGCAGCATTTGAAAAGGCTGCTCAAACAAACCTCAAAGGAATCTTAGACTATACAGAAGACCCAATTGTTTCGGTTGATATTTTAGGAAACCCTAACTCTTGTTTGTTTGACGCTCAATTGACATCTGTCATTGATAAAATGGTAAAGGTTGTTGGTTGGTATGATAACGAAATTGGATATTCGTCTCGAATAATCGATTTGATTTTATTTACTTCGAAGGAGGTTTAA
- a CDS encoding glycosyltransferase, translated as MKKRKILFLGETYRADAITWMNGLQEFGNFEIISWELKTPSNNKFRRIIRILEYVFAPLQTKKIIRKHQPDMVIAERTTSYGFLAVMCGIKLSAIAQQGRTDLWPEKSIYYPLKKIIQNYAFKNATLIHAWGPVMAESMIKAKVDMTKVLVLPKGIDLSKFKNTNTANPRKICAIVTRSLLPVYSHDIILRAFAVIHQKGIDFSLTIIGDGTQLDNLKNLATELHIDDKVLFTGRILNTELPALLQKSNFYISMPLTEGVSGSLFEAMASGCYPIVSDIEGNQSWITHRKNGQLIPVNDFKTLADSILWAFENESHRNESVAMNRAFIEEHANYEKNMQIIASKYHELIDANS; from the coding sequence ATGAAAAAAAGAAAAATACTTTTCCTTGGAGAAACCTATAGAGCTGACGCCATCACTTGGATGAATGGCCTTCAGGAATTTGGCAATTTCGAAATTATCAGTTGGGAACTCAAAACACCATCGAATAATAAGTTCCGAAGAATCATCCGAATCTTGGAATATGTTTTCGCTCCGCTTCAAACCAAAAAAATAATTCGCAAACACCAGCCTGATATGGTTATTGCCGAGCGAACAACCAGTTATGGTTTCCTAGCTGTAATGTGCGGAATAAAACTTTCGGCAATTGCACAACAAGGAAGAACCGATTTATGGCCCGAAAAATCGATTTATTATCCATTAAAAAAAATAATTCAGAATTACGCTTTCAAGAATGCCACATTGATACACGCTTGGGGTCCTGTTATGGCCGAATCTATGATTAAAGCAAAAGTCGATATGACTAAAGTTTTGGTCTTGCCTAAAGGTATTGATTTATCAAAATTTAAAAACACAAATACTGCCAATCCAAGAAAAATTTGTGCGATTGTTACTCGTTCGCTTTTACCTGTTTATTCGCATGACATCATCCTAAGAGCTTTTGCCGTAATTCACCAAAAAGGAATCGATTTTTCACTGACGATTATTGGTGACGGCACACAGTTGGACAACTTAAAAAACTTGGCAACCGAATTGCATATCGACGACAAAGTATTATTTACAGGAAGAATTCTCAATACTGAATTGCCTGCATTGCTTCAAAAATCCAATTTCTACATCAGTATGCCATTGACCGAAGGCGTTTCAGGCTCTTTATTTGAAGCTATGGCGTCAGGCTGTTACCCAATTGTTTCGGATATCGAAGGTAATCAAAGTTGGATTACCCATCGTAAAAATGGGCAACTAATTCCCGTTAATGACTTTAAAACCTTGGCTGATTCCATTTTATGGGCTTTCGAAAATGAATCCCATCGCAATGAATCTGTTGCCATGAACAGAGCATTCATTGAAGAACATGCCAATTACGAAAAAAACATGCAGATTATCGCGTCAAAATACCATGAATTGATTGATGCTAACAGCTAA
- a CDS encoding Nif3-like dinuclear metal center hexameric protein: MKIKEILSVLEEMAPLGYAEDFDNVGLLVGNQEDEATGVLVCHDALENVIEEAIAKNCNLVVCFHPILFSGIKKITGKNYVERSILKAIKNDIAIYAVHTALDNHQQGVNKIFCDALGLKNCKILIPKQHYIRKLVTYTIPENVVKVRKGLFEAGAGNIGNYENCSFSSKGMGTYMGNEYSNPSIGGRFEFVEANEIKIEVTYEKHLENKILKALFKNHAYEEVAYEIINLQNQHQNIGLGMIGELETPMEEKAFLHLVKDKIQAEGIRHSAFLGKEIKKVAVLGGSGSYAIKNAIQAGADAFLTADLKYHQFYEAENQLILADIGHFESERYTKNYIVDFLRKKILNFAIILSQENTNPVKYI, from the coding sequence GTGAAAATAAAAGAAATCCTTTCCGTACTTGAAGAAATGGCGCCTTTGGGCTATGCTGAAGATTTTGACAACGTAGGCTTATTAGTAGGCAATCAAGAAGACGAAGCCACTGGTGTTCTAGTTTGTCACGATGCACTTGAAAACGTCATTGAAGAAGCTATTGCTAAAAACTGTAATTTGGTCGTATGCTTCCACCCTATCCTTTTTTCGGGCATTAAAAAAATCACTGGCAAAAATTATGTTGAGCGTTCTATATTAAAAGCTATCAAAAATGATATTGCCATTTATGCTGTACACACCGCTTTGGACAACCATCAACAAGGAGTTAATAAAATATTTTGTGATGCACTAGGTCTTAAAAATTGCAAAATATTAATTCCAAAACAACATTATATTCGCAAATTAGTCACTTATACCATCCCCGAAAACGTAGTTAAGGTTAGAAAAGGATTATTTGAAGCTGGCGCAGGAAATATTGGAAATTACGAAAATTGCAGTTTCAGTTCGAAAGGAATGGGAACTTATATGGGTAATGAATACAGCAATCCTTCTATAGGTGGTCGATTTGAATTTGTTGAAGCCAATGAAATCAAAATCGAAGTGACTTATGAAAAACACTTAGAAAATAAAATATTAAAAGCCCTTTTCAAAAATCATGCATATGAAGAAGTGGCTTATGAAATAATCAATTTACAGAACCAACACCAAAATATTGGTTTAGGAATGATTGGCGAACTCGAAACTCCAATGGAAGAAAAAGCGTTTTTACATTTGGTTAAAGACAAAATTCAAGCAGAAGGTATTCGGCATTCGGCTTTTCTAGGGAAAGAAATAAAAAAAGTAGCGGTCTTAGGAGGTTCTGGAAGTTATGCTATAAAAAATGCCATTCAAGCGGGAGCAGATGCTTTTTTGACTGCTGATTTAAAGTATCATCAATTTTATGAAGCCGAAAATCAACTTATTTTGGCAGATATTGGACATTTTGAATCAGAACGTTATACAAAAAATTATATTGTTGATTTTCTTAGAAAAAAAATCCTTAATTTTGCAATTATTTTATCTCAAGAAAATACAAATCCAGTTAAGTACATATAG
- a CDS encoding transposase codes for MKDSLVELLKLLLPEIIVDYFELTSYEKGEEILHLYLKEINSIPKEYRQNKLSSKGFFDEITVQDFPIRGHQVYLHITRRRWLNEDTGQVVFRDWNLVADGTRVTQEFASFLKEINRFKA; via the coding sequence ATGAAAGATTCCTTAGTTGAACTTCTCAAGTTATTGTTGCCAGAAATTATCGTTGATTATTTTGAACTTACTTCTTATGAAAAAGGTGAAGAAATTCTTCATTTATACTTAAAAGAGATTAATTCGATTCCAAAAGAATACCGTCAAAACAAATTAAGTTCAAAAGGTTTTTTTGATGAGATAACTGTTCAAGATTTTCCAATACGTGGACATCAAGTGTACCTACACATTACTCGTAGAAGATGGCTTAACGAAGATACTGGACAAGTTGTATTTAGAGATTGGAATTTAGTAGCAGACGGAACTCGGGTAACACAGGAGTTTGCGTCTTTTTTAAAAGAAATCAATAGATTCAAAGCCTAA
- a CDS encoding transposase, which yields MASFYGVKGKNLLYQYKDFLSDFKIWNQKAHAKQWLIFPENIGKRLSIDETSLSNGELYTVLTNKAANGRKGTIVAMVAGTKAETVIAIIEKIPLKQRNLVNEITLDMAGNMGLIAKKCFPKAIQVTDRFHVQKLATEALQEIRIKHRWKAIDQENEAMEQAKSSKTKYEPKILTNGDTLKQLLARSRYFLYKNKSKWSQNQKERADLLFNLYPDIHKAYNLTQDLRNIFENTTDKIIAFTRLAKWHEKVNQSGFKSFNTISRTITNHYQNILNYFDNRSTNASAESFNAKIKAFRSQFRGVRNIEFFLFRLTNIYA from the coding sequence ATCGCCTCTTTCTATGGTGTCAAAGGCAAAAACCTACTATATCAATACAAGGATTTCTTAAGTGATTTTAAAATCTGGAATCAAAAAGCACATGCGAAACAATGGCTTATTTTTCCTGAAAACATTGGAAAACGGTTATCTATTGATGAAACCTCTCTTTCTAATGGCGAGCTTTACACCGTTTTAACAAACAAAGCTGCTAACGGTAGAAAAGGCACTATAGTAGCGATGGTTGCTGGAACAAAAGCAGAAACAGTAATTGCAATTATTGAAAAAATCCCTCTTAAACAACGAAACCTAGTTAATGAAATAACATTGGACATGGCTGGTAATATGGGATTAATTGCTAAAAAATGTTTTCCTAAAGCAATACAAGTGACCGACCGCTTTCATGTTCAAAAACTTGCCACTGAAGCTTTGCAAGAGATCAGAATTAAACACCGATGGAAAGCTATAGACCAAGAAAACGAAGCAATGGAACAAGCTAAAAGCAGCAAAACGAAGTATGAACCAAAAATATTAACCAACGGCGATACCCTCAAACAACTACTAGCTAGGAGTCGTTATTTTTTATACAAAAACAAATCAAAATGGTCTCAGAACCAAAAAGAACGTGCGGACTTATTATTCAATTTATATCCCGATATTCATAAAGCATACAATCTAACACAAGACTTACGCAATATCTTTGAAAACACAACTGATAAAATAATTGCTTTTACTAGACTGGCCAAATGGCATGAAAAAGTAAATCAATCAGGATTTAAGTCTTTCAACACAATATCTCGAACCATAACCAATCATTATCAAAACATATTAAACTATTTTGACAACAGAAGTACTAATGCTTCGGCAGAATCCTTCAATGCCAAAATAAAAGCTTTTAGGTCGCAGTTTAGAGGAGTTAGAAACATTGAGTTTTTCCTTTTTAGGCTAACTAATATTTATGCTTAA
- a CDS encoding energy transducer TonB yields the protein MSKSSIYETNWINLVFENRNQEYGAFKLRQETTKTSLMALLVSLSLCAVLFIIPKVLLSFHLIDNSPTETIAPVTPLDEIIEVVQIDLTEKPPVIEANTQPPVQQIITEDVKIESMAHPVIVEASQATQEVPVNSEPVRMTISSEGTGIKGLNPTTSTGATTGTNTSAVTNYGDKVVTTAILDKQPSFPGGIEKFYNYVGRNFETPEINDEKIVRVIVSFIVEKDGSMTDIQVKNDPGYGLGKEAIRVLKSLKTKWSPGIIDSQAVRTAYSLPISVQMY from the coding sequence ATGTCAAAATCAAGCATTTACGAAACCAACTGGATTAATCTAGTTTTCGAAAACAGAAACCAAGAATATGGTGCTTTTAAATTGCGCCAAGAGACAACTAAAACCTCGCTTATGGCACTTTTGGTAAGTCTTTCGCTCTGCGCTGTTTTATTTATCATCCCTAAAGTCTTGCTTAGTTTTCATCTTATTGATAACTCTCCAACAGAAACTATCGCTCCTGTAACGCCTCTCGATGAAATTATTGAGGTAGTACAAATCGATTTAACCGAGAAGCCTCCAGTTATTGAAGCGAATACACAACCACCTGTTCAACAAATCATCACCGAAGATGTAAAGATAGAATCGATGGCGCATCCTGTAATTGTTGAAGCTTCCCAAGCGACTCAAGAGGTTCCTGTCAACTCGGAGCCCGTAAGAATGACAATATCCTCTGAAGGAACAGGAATCAAAGGCTTGAACCCAACGACTAGCACTGGTGCTACTACTGGAACCAATACTTCTGCAGTTACAAATTATGGCGACAAAGTAGTAACAACTGCTATTTTGGACAAGCAACCAAGTTTCCCAGGTGGTATCGAAAAATTTTACAATTATGTAGGTCGGAATTTTGAAACACCTGAAATCAATGATGAAAAAATCGTTCGTGTTATAGTCTCTTTTATCGTTGAAAAAGACGGAAGCATGACGGATATTCAAGTAAAAAACGACCCTGGCTATGGTTTAGGAAAAGAAGCTATTCGAGTTTTGAAATCCTTAAAAACCAAATGGTCGCCAGGAATCATCGACTCGCAAGCAGTGCGTACAGCTTACAGTTTACCTATCTCGGTTCAAATGTATTAG
- a CDS encoding RNA polymerase sigma factor, whose amino-acid sequence MEINTQIDKAKKGDQTAFTFLLNLYWNEVYGFMIKRTENETIAEDITIETFSKAFDKIASYNPEFQFNTWLISIAKNVHIDLLRKNKSSLFVEITEKEDQKAYNIADTTPSAEDELITEQNLSQLLRYIKELKPHYQEVIQLRYFQEMSYQEIANAIDEPLSNVKVKLLRAKKLLAEIIRDKR is encoded by the coding sequence TTGGAAATAAATACACAAATAGACAAAGCAAAAAAAGGTGACCAAACAGCCTTTACTTTCCTATTGAATCTGTACTGGAATGAGGTATATGGCTTCATGATTAAGCGCACCGAAAACGAAACCATTGCTGAGGACATCACCATCGAAACCTTCTCGAAGGCTTTTGATAAAATTGCCTCTTACAACCCCGAGTTCCAGTTCAACACCTGGTTGATTTCCATTGCTAAAAATGTGCATATCGATTTGTTGCGCAAGAATAAGTCCAGCCTTTTTGTCGAAATCACCGAAAAAGAAGATCAAAAAGCCTACAACATTGCTGACACAACACCCTCGGCAGAAGATGAATTAATCACTGAACAAAATCTATCTCAGTTGTTGCGGTACATCAAGGAACTCAAACCTCATTACCAAGAAGTGATTCAGTTGCGCTATTTTCAAGAAATGAGCTACCAAGAAATTGCTAATGCTATTGACGAACCTTTGAGCAACGTCAAAGTAAAACTCCTTCGCGCCAAAAAACTACTGGCCGAAATCATTCGTGATAAGCGATAA
- the lpxK gene encoding tetraacyldisaccharide 4'-kinase, producing MKFIRKFLFPFAIIYGLVTAIRNFLFDKGILKSTSFDLPVIAVGNLSVGGTGKTPQIEYLVRMLSSKYKVATLSRGYKRQSEGFVLAGANDNALTLGDEPFQYHQKFPNIQVAVDANRTNGIQQLLTKVNPEVILLDDAYQHRKVKAGLYVLLTAYGDLYADDFMLPVGNLRELRSGAARAKIIVVTKCPTNLSIEEQNTIAKKLKLNSSQTLFFSTIAYDETVYSNNGELLVSEILNTEKILLAGIAKPKPFFDFLKNEKDLCLTYPDHHHFSDKDLEEIQTKAKGKIIITTEKDYVRLKDSVLKNQLYYLPIKSQLLGNEMLFEKLIFRFVNTDCTD from the coding sequence ATGAAATTTATTAGAAAATTTTTATTCCCATTCGCCATAATATATGGTTTAGTGACAGCTATTCGTAATTTTCTTTTTGATAAAGGAATTTTAAAATCGACTTCGTTTGATTTGCCTGTTATTGCTGTTGGGAACTTAAGCGTGGGCGGTACAGGGAAAACGCCCCAAATTGAATATTTAGTTCGAATGCTTTCCAGCAAATATAAAGTAGCCACGCTGAGTCGCGGTTACAAACGTCAATCTGAAGGTTTTGTTTTGGCTGGAGCCAATGATAATGCACTTACTTTAGGAGACGAACCTTTTCAGTACCATCAGAAATTCCCAAATATCCAAGTGGCAGTTGATGCAAATCGAACTAATGGAATCCAACAATTACTTACCAAAGTAAATCCAGAAGTAATTCTGCTAGATGACGCCTACCAACATCGAAAAGTAAAAGCGGGATTGTATGTTTTACTTACGGCTTATGGCGATTTGTATGCTGATGATTTTATGTTACCTGTGGGGAATTTGCGTGAATTAAGAAGCGGAGCTGCAAGAGCCAAAATTATTGTGGTGACCAAATGCCCTACGAATCTTTCCATTGAAGAACAAAATACAATAGCTAAAAAGTTAAAATTAAATTCAAGTCAAACTTTGTTTTTTAGTACCATCGCTTATGATGAAACGGTTTATTCTAACAATGGTGAGTTATTAGTCAGTGAGATTTTAAACACTGAAAAAATACTTTTAGCAGGAATTGCAAAACCAAAACCGTTTTTTGATTTCTTAAAAAACGAAAAGGACCTTTGCTTAACTTATCCTGATCATCATCATTTTTCGGATAAAGATTTAGAAGAAATCCAAACAAAAGCCAAGGGTAAAATTATCATTACCACCGAAAAAGATTATGTACGCTTGAAAGACAGTGTGCTGAAAAATCAATTGTATTATTTGCCAATCAAAAGTCAGTTATTAGGAAATGAAATGCTATTTGAAAAACTGATTTTTAGGTTTGTAAACACAGATTGCACAGATTAA
- the lipA gene encoding lipoyl synthase, which yields MEPVLDTTAPVATRGTAELSTAKPKWLKVKLPIGKKYTELRGLVDKYSLNTICTSGSCPNMGECWGEGTATFMILGNTCTRSCGFCGVKTGRPETVDWDEPEKVARSIKIMNIKHAVITSVDRDDLKDGGSIIWIETVKAIRRMNPNTTLETLIPDFQGIERNIDRIVEANPEVVSHNMETVRRLTREVRIQAKYDRSLEVLRYLKEKGINRTKSGIMLGLGEQEEEVYQTMRDLRAANVDVVTIGQYLQPSKKHLPVKEFITPEQFAKYEAYGLELGFRHVESGPLVRSSYKAQKHIL from the coding sequence ATGGAACCTGTTTTAGATACTACTGCACCTGTTGCAACCCGAGGCACAGCCGAACTGAGCACAGCTAAACCAAAATGGCTAAAAGTAAAACTCCCTATTGGAAAAAAATACACGGAGCTTCGCGGCTTGGTGGACAAATATAGCTTGAACACGATTTGTACTTCTGGAAGTTGCCCAAACATGGGGGAATGCTGGGGCGAAGGAACAGCTACCTTTATGATTTTAGGAAATACTTGTACTCGTTCCTGCGGTTTTTGTGGTGTAAAAACAGGACGTCCTGAAACAGTAGATTGGGACGAACCTGAAAAAGTAGCCCGTTCTATCAAAATCATGAATATCAAACATGCCGTTATCACAAGTGTGGACAGAGACGATTTGAAAGATGGTGGTTCAATTATTTGGATTGAAACCGTTAAAGCCATTCGTAGAATGAACCCAAACACCACTTTGGAAACATTAATTCCAGACTTTCAAGGTATCGAAAGAAACATTGACCGTATCGTGGAAGCCAATCCAGAAGTAGTATCTCACAACATGGAAACTGTACGCCGCTTGACTCGTGAAGTACGTATCCAAGCAAAATATGACCGAAGTCTTGAAGTTTTGCGTTACCTAAAAGAAAAGGGAATTAACAGAACCAAATCAGGAATCATGTTGGGTCTAGGCGAACAAGAAGAAGAAGTGTACCAAACTATGCGTGACCTTCGCGCTGCAAATGTGGATGTAGTTACTATTGGTCAATACTTACAACCAAGTAAAAAACATTTACCCGTTAAAGAATTTATCACTCCAGAACAATTCGCTAAATACGAAGCCTACGGATTAGAATTAGGTTTCCGTCATGTGGAAAGCGGACCGTTAGTTCGTTCTTCATATAAGGCACAGAAACATATTTTGTAA
- a CDS encoding zinc ribbon domain-containing protein has protein sequence MTNIKELSVEEKLRAIYDLQLIDSRIDEIRNVRGELPLEVEDLEDEVEGLTTRSEKLKSDLEVIEDQIKAKKNAIDEHKEAIKKYTKQQETVRNNREFNSLTKEVEFQELEIQLAEKQIKEMKASIEHKKAVISESKEKLDLKSNHLKHKKSELNAILAETAKEEEFLIEKSEEFRGKIENRLLAAYDRIRSSVRNGLAVVSIERGASAGSFFTIPPQTQVEIASRKKIITDEHSGRILVDSSLAEEEKEKMENLFATF, from the coding sequence ATGACGAATATCAAAGAATTAAGCGTTGAGGAAAAGTTAAGAGCAATTTACGATTTACAATTAATTGACTCTAGAATTGACGAAATTAGAAACGTAAGAGGAGAACTTCCTTTAGAAGTTGAAGATTTAGAAGATGAAGTAGAAGGCTTAACTACACGTTCTGAAAAATTAAAAAGCGATCTTGAAGTTATTGAAGATCAAATTAAAGCTAAGAAAAATGCTATTGACGAGCATAAAGAAGCTATAAAAAAATACACGAAACAACAAGAAACGGTTCGTAACAACAGAGAATTCAACTCTTTAACTAAAGAAGTAGAATTTCAAGAGCTAGAAATTCAATTGGCTGAAAAGCAAATTAAAGAAATGAAAGCTTCAATTGAGCATAAAAAAGCGGTAATTTCTGAATCTAAAGAAAAATTAGATTTGAAATCAAACCACTTAAAACATAAAAAATCTGAACTAAACGCTATCCTTGCTGAAACAGCGAAAGAAGAAGAATTCTTAATTGAAAAATCTGAAGAATTCAGAGGGAAAATCGAAAACAGACTTTTAGCCGCATACGACAGAATCCGCTCAAGTGTACGTAATGGTTTAGCAGTAGTTTCTATCGAAAGAGGAGCTTCGGCAGGTTCTTTCTTTACTATTCCACCACAAACACAAGTTGAAATTGCTTCAAGAAAGAAAATCATCACTGATGAACACTCTGGAAGAATTTTGGTTGACAGCTCATTAGCTGAAGAAGAAAAAGAAAAAATGGAAAATTTATTTGCTACATTTTAA